In a single window of the Agromyces sp. H17E-10 genome:
- the nikE gene encoding nickel ABC transporter ATP-binding protein NikE, translating into MNRLTPPAAQPPVLSIDALDIFAPSAPGAPGADGPRQLVFASTLSVGRGEAVGLVGESGSGKTLTVRAVAGLLPEGFTTRGTIAIDGHDLGAMSARSLRELRARRLGMVFQTPRAHLNPLRTIGDFMTEALVHVADVKPDAAAKRAMGLLDEVGITDPARRLRQHPAELSGGLLQRVMIAATLAMDPDLLLADEITTALDVTTQEEVMAVIADLRAHRELSLLFITHDLALAGAVCDRVNVMQHGRIVETLHAATMRRDARDDYTKVLMSASLDEAPPIEASTGPDAAAERPIMRLEHLRKSYQVRGANGRREALVAVDDVSMELAPGGSLGIVGESGSGKSTTARLLLGLERADAGTITVDGDDWSVPARRGTERRRRAKTAQMVFQDPYQSLDRRQTVRQCLVEAVRVHRPREAKDAVDARVAELMSQVRLDGALLDSRPRALSGGQRQRVAIARALAADPVLLVLDEAVSALDVTTQVEILTLLDAIRRETGVALLMITHDLTVIRRLCDEVVVMRQGRVEERGTAAQILDEPSADYTRLLLDSIPREGWTPQRRRLGRTQSLPTVTRSSAMITE; encoded by the coding sequence ATGAACCGACTCACCCCGCCGGCGGCGCAGCCGCCCGTCCTCTCGATCGACGCGCTCGACATCTTCGCGCCGAGTGCGCCTGGTGCGCCGGGTGCCGACGGGCCCCGTCAGCTCGTCTTCGCCAGCACGCTGTCGGTCGGGCGGGGCGAGGCCGTCGGCCTCGTCGGCGAGTCGGGATCGGGCAAGACCCTCACCGTGCGCGCCGTCGCGGGCCTGCTGCCCGAGGGCTTCACGACGCGGGGCACGATCGCGATCGACGGGCACGACCTCGGTGCCATGTCCGCGCGGTCGCTCCGCGAGCTGCGCGCCCGCCGCCTCGGCATGGTCTTCCAGACGCCGCGGGCGCACCTCAACCCGTTGCGCACGATCGGCGACTTCATGACCGAGGCGCTCGTGCACGTCGCCGACGTGAAGCCGGATGCCGCCGCGAAGCGCGCCATGGGCCTGCTCGACGAGGTCGGCATCACCGATCCGGCCCGGCGCCTGCGGCAGCATCCCGCCGAGCTGTCGGGCGGCCTGCTGCAGCGCGTCATGATCGCCGCGACCCTCGCGATGGACCCCGACCTGCTGCTCGCCGACGAGATCACGACGGCCCTCGACGTGACGACGCAGGAGGAGGTCATGGCGGTCATCGCCGACCTGCGCGCCCACCGCGAGCTCTCGCTGCTCTTCATCACGCACGACCTCGCGCTCGCCGGCGCCGTGTGCGACCGGGTGAACGTCATGCAGCACGGCCGCATCGTCGAGACGCTGCACGCCGCGACCATGCGCCGCGACGCGCGCGACGACTACACGAAGGTGCTCATGTCGGCCTCGCTCGACGAGGCACCCCCGATCGAGGCATCCACCGGCCCGGATGCCGCGGCCGAGCGCCCGATCATGCGCCTCGAGCACCTCCGCAAGTCGTATCAGGTGCGCGGCGCGAACGGCCGCCGCGAGGCGCTCGTCGCGGTCGACGACGTCTCGATGGAGCTCGCCCCGGGCGGCTCCCTCGGCATCGTGGGCGAGTCGGGATCGGGCAAGTCGACGACCGCCCGGCTGCTGCTCGGACTGGAGCGAGCCGATGCGGGCACGATCACGGTGGACGGTGACGACTGGAGCGTGCCCGCGCGCCGCGGCACCGAACGGCGGCGGCGCGCGAAGACCGCGCAGATGGTCTTCCAGGACCCGTACCAGTCGCTCGACCGTCGGCAGACGGTGCGGCAGTGCCTCGTCGAGGCGGTGCGCGTGCACCGGCCCCGCGAGGCGAAGGACGCCGTCGACGCCCGCGTCGCCGAGCTCATGTCGCAGGTGCGGCTCGACGGGGCCCTGCTCGACAGCCGGCCACGCGCCCTGTCGGGCGGGCAACGGCAGCGCGTCGCGATCGCCCGCGCGCTTGCCGCCGACCCGGTGCTGCTCGTGCTCGACGAGGCGGTGTCGGCGCTCGACGTCACGACGCAGGTCGAGATCCTGACGCTGCTCGATGCGATCCGTCGCGAGACGGGCGTCGCGCTCCTCATGATCACGCACGACCTGACCGTCATCCGCCGCCTGTGCGACGAGGTCGTCGTGATGCGCCAGGGCCGCGTCGAGGAGCGCGGAACCGCGGCGCAGATCCTCGACGAGCCGTCGGCCGACTACACCCGGCTGCTGCTCGACTCCATCCCGCGCGAGGGGTGGACCCCGCAACGGCGCAGACTGGGTCGTACGCAGTCGCTGCCGACCGTCACCCGGTCGAGCGCCATGATCACCGAATGA
- a CDS encoding DUF3237 domain-containing protein: protein MSTTLMEPAFEYCFELRCQVDDELPLGGSTPGEGRHFARVSGGTFDGPRLRGRVLNSGGDWWVGRGLTVELDARYVIEAALESGPAAVEVVNRGIWRTDDATWARIEAGEDVAERDLYYRTAFQFRTDHPELQWLTESQFVGYARAEPGFVIIRVFRLV, encoded by the coding sequence ATGTCGACCACGCTGATGGAACCCGCCTTCGAGTACTGCTTCGAGCTGCGCTGCCAGGTCGACGACGAGCTGCCGCTCGGCGGGTCGACGCCGGGCGAGGGGCGGCACTTCGCCCGCGTCTCGGGCGGCACGTTCGACGGGCCTCGCCTTCGCGGTCGTGTGCTGAACAGCGGGGGCGACTGGTGGGTCGGCCGCGGCCTCACCGTCGAGCTCGACGCCCGCTACGTCATCGAGGCCGCGCTCGAGTCGGGCCCGGCCGCCGTCGAGGTCGTCAACCGCGGCATCTGGCGCACCGACGACGCGACCTGGGCGCGCATCGAGGCCGGCGAGGACGTCGCCGAGCGAGACCTCTACTACCGCACCGCGTTCCAGTTCCGCACCGACCACCCCGAACTGCAGTGGCTCACCGAGTCGCAGTTCGTCGGCTACGCCCGGGCCGAGCCGGG